One Gadus morhua chromosome 1, gadMor3.0, whole genome shotgun sequence DNA segment encodes these proteins:
- the birc5b gene encoding baculoviral IAP repeat-containing protein 5b has translation MANIEVLKERFDSFHQMYSQESRIQSFVDWPFREECMCTPEKMAMAGLVHCPSDNEPDIACCFYCLLELEGWEPDDNPRIEHINRSPNCRFLTTGKDFSELTVAEFHHMEQDRLKIYLKKVCHMKLAYLREEIDKTLDNLKSMNYHRPK, from the exons ATGGCGAACATAGAAGTACTCAAGGAAAGATTTGACTCATTTCATCAAATGTACAGCCAGGAATCACGAATTCAAAGCTTTGTGGATTGGCCTTTTCGAGAGGAATGCATGTGCACGCCGGAGAAG ATGGCCATGGCGGGGTTGGTGCACTGTCCCAGTGACAATGAGCCAGATATTGCCTGTTGCTTCTACTGTCTCCTAGAATTGGAAGGCTGGGAACCGGATGACAACCCCCG CATAGAGCACATCAACCGGTCTCCCAACTGTAGATTCCTCACCACAGGGAAGGACTTCTCTGAGTTAACCGTGGCTGAGTTCCATCATATGGAGCAGGACAGGCTGAAGATCTACCTT aAAAAGGTTTGCCATATGAAGCTGGCCTATTTGCGTGAGGAAATTGACAAGACGCTTGACAACCTCAAATCTATGAATTACCACCGTCCAAAATAA
- the neurod4 gene encoding neurogenic differentiation factor 4: MMTKPFGKAGDVSELVSSLGWLDDDVSSVDGEDSSDMRGRCGLTTDGLEGSTELCSDDMEEDEEDDQEMIGPNGEELPKRRGPKRKKVPKVRQERVRVRRVKANARERSRMHGLNDALDNLRRVMPCYSKTQKLSKIETLRLARNYIWALSEVLDSGRSPESLGFMEMLCKGLSQPTSNLVAGCLQLGATPMMLNQMEDKCGGVPGAGVGGPQAGHHLSFPSPGLPSPPYGSLEASHLLHVKGFKGPSYDHPSSGECSGGSPPYDGPLTPPLSISGQFSLKQEPSPIEGERTYTAPHAGHYLSSHHYPSSAMGGLPGGQASHVLFRPSRYELPLEMAFDSFAPSHMVPSQMGAIYSE, from the coding sequence ATGATGACCAAACCTTTCGGGAAGGCTGGGGACGTGTCTGAGCTGGTGAGCTCCCTGGGCTGGCTGGACGACGACGTTAGCTCCGTGGACGGAGAGGACAGCTCGGACATGAGGGGGCGCTGTGGGCTGACGACAGACGGCCTGGAGGGCTCCACGGAGCTCTGCAGCGACGACATggaggaagacgaagaagaCGACCAGGAGATGATCGGGCCCAACGGGGAGGAGCTTCCCAAACGACGCGGCCCCAAGAGGAAGAAGGTGCCCAAAGTGAGACAGGAGCGGGTTCGCGTCCGGCGGGTCAAGGCCAACGCTCGCGAGCGCTCTCGCATGCACGGACTCAACGACGCCCTCGACAACCTGCGGCGCGTCATGCCCTGCTACTCCAAGACCCAGAAGCTGTCCAAGATCGAGACCCTGCGGCTGGCTCGCAACTACATCTGGGCCCTGTCGGAGGTGCTGGACAGCGGGCGCTCCCCGGAGAGCCTGGGCTTCATGGAGATGCTGTGCAAGGGCCTGTCTCAGCCCACCAGCAACCTGGTGGCCGGCTGCCTGCAGCTGGGGGCCACTCCCATGATGCTCAACCAGATGGAGGACAAGTGTGGGGGCGTCCCGGGGGCCGGCGTCGGAGGGCCCCAGGCCGGGCATCACCTCAGCTTCCCCTCCCCGGGTCTCCCCAGCCCTCCCTACGGCTCCCTGGAGgcctcccatctcctccacgTCAAGGGCTTCAAGGGCCCATCCTACGACCACCCCTCCTCGGGCGAGTGCAGCGGCGGCAGCCCCCCGTACGACGGGCCCCTCACCCCCCCGCTCAGCATCAGCGGCCAGTTCTCCCTGAAGCAAGAGCCCTCTCCCATCGAGGGGGAGAGGACTTACACCGCCCCCCACGCCGGCCACTACCTCTCGTCCCACCACTACCCCTCCTCGGCCATGGGGGGGCTGCCGGGGGGCCAAGCGAGCCACGTGCTCTTCCGGCCGTCCCGCTACGAGCTCCCACTGGAAATGGCCTTCGACTCCTTCGCTCCGTCCCATATGGTCCCCTCGCAGATGGGAGCCATTTACAGTGAATGA